A stretch of DNA from Mycobacteriales bacterium:
GCGTTCCGTCGAGCGGTCGCCGGGTGACGCTGCCAGCCTGGCGGCGGCAGGCCGGTGCCGCCGTCACCGCCGCCTGCGCGCTCGTCCTGCTCGGCGCCCCGGTCGGGCTGATCTGGGGCGCGCTCGCGCCCCGGCTCGACTTCGTGGTGACCGCCGGCGGTCAAGGCCTCGACCTCGTCAACCCCGAGTCGGAGGCGCTCGTCGCCGCCGACGGCTACTTCGTCTTCATCACCGCCGTGGTCGGCATCGCCTGCGGGATCCTGGCCTACCGGATCGGCCGGCTGCGCTACGGGCCGGGGCTGGTCGCCGGCCTCGCCGCGGGCGGCCTTGGCGCGGCGGCGGTCGCCGCGCAGGTAGGCCGGCGGCTCTACCTGCCGGGCTTCCACCACGCCGAGACCGCGGTCGCGGCGGGGCACCACGTGTTGCTGTACGTGTCCGTGCGGGCGCAACCGGCGCTCTTCGTCTGGGGCTTCGCCGCCGCGCTCGGCTACGGCCTGCTCGTCGCGATCTTCGAACGGGAACCGATCCGGCGCACGTAACCGGTCTCAGTTGTGATGGGTCCCCTGGGAGAGGTCGGTCGCGGGGGCGGCGCGCAGCGTGCGCAGCATCGCGGTCTCGCGGCGCAGCATCGCCAGCTCGGCAGTCAGGCGCCCTTCAGCGGTCTCCTCGGCGAGCAGCCGCTGCCGGTCGCCGAGGTCGAGCAGCATCGTCGCCGCGACCAGGTACGACAGCACCAGCGGGTCGCCGGGGATCGTCGGCGCGTCGACGGGGGAGGCCTGCGCCTCCGCCACCACCTCCAGGTAGCGGCCGAACTGCGAGCGCACCTGCTCGGCCAGCATCTTCACCGCGGCCTGCGCCCCCACCGTCTCCGGCAGCAGGTCGACGTCGGCCGACAGGTACGGGCGCGAGTCGTCGGTCTCCAGCACCCGGAACCGCGCGACGCCGCTGGTGATGATGTCGTAGCGGCCGTCGTCGTAGGCCGTGACCCGGCGCAGCTCGGCGGTGCACCCGACGTCGTAGAGCGCGTCGACGCCGTCCTCGCCGACCTCGCGACCGCGCCGGATCGCGACGACCCCGAACCGCCTCGGCTCGTTCGCGGGCAGCGCCGTGAGCTCCTCGACCAGCAGCCGGTAGCGCTCCTCGAAGACGTGCAGCGGCAGCAGCAGCCCCGGGAACAGCACCGTGCCGAGCGGGAAGAGCGGCAGCCGGGCGCGCATGCAGTGGAGCCTAGGGCGTTCCGGCCCCTTCCCGGTCGCCTCGAGCGGCGGGCATCCGCGCCGCGGGCCGGCCGTCCGGGCTGAGGCGGCCCGTGGTGCCTCTACCCTGGAGTCTCCCGTTTCCGCCCGTTGCCTCCTGGAGTCCGCCGTGCTCGCGCGCATCGACCTGCGGGGCCGTCCCGGCCACGCGCTGCGGTCCGAGGCGCGCGGTTCGCTGCCCCGGGCCGGCTTCAACGTCGAGGCCGCCGTCGAGGCGGTGCGCCCGATCTGTGAGCAGGTGCGCGTCGGGGGCGCCGAGGCGGTGCGCGCGCTGACCGAGCGCTTCGACGGTGTCCGGGTCGGCGAGCTGCGGGTGCCGGCGCCGGCCCTGCGCGCGGCGCTCGACGGGCTCGACCCCGCAGTGCGTACGGCGCTGGAGGAGGCGACCCGCCGGGCCCGCGCCGTGCACGAGGGCCAGCGCCGCGACGACGTCACCGTGCAGGTGGCCGAGGGCGGGCGGGTCACCGAGCGCTGGCTGCCGGTGCAGCGGGTCGGCCTCTACGTGCCGGGCGGTCTCGTCGCCTACCCGTCGTCGGTCGTCAT
This window harbors:
- a CDS encoding LON peptidase substrate-binding domain-containing protein → MRARLPLFPLGTVLFPGLLLPLHVFEERYRLLVEELTALPANEPRRFGVVAIRRGREVGEDGVDALYDVGCTAELRRVTAYDDGRYDIITSGVARFRVLETDDSRPYLSADVDLLPETVGAQAAVKMLAEQVRSQFGRYLEVVAEAQASPVDAPTIPGDPLVLSYLVAATMLLDLGDRQRLLAEETAEGRLTAELAMLRRETAMLRTLRAAPATDLSQGTHHN
- a CDS encoding DUF2567 domain-containing protein is translated as MTLPAWRRQAGAAVTAACALVLLGAPVGLIWGALAPRLDFVVTAGGQGLDLVNPESEALVAADGYFVFITAVVGIACGILAYRIGRLRYGPGLVAGLAAGGLGAAAVAAQVGRRLYLPGFHHAETAVAAGHHVLLYVSVRAQPALFVWGFAAALGYGLLVAIFEREPIRRT